CACTAGAGCCAATTCGTGAGCTCTATAAATATGGAGTCGGggtaataatttttcaatgaacgACATCATATTGACTACTGTTTTTAGTTCACAAGTGTCGCTGGGGAGAAATATACGGAATTAATTTCCAACGGGTACTCCCTAACTAGAAAAGTCCTTGGCTACACAATCGACTGTGCCAGTGCAACCAATGGAGAACTGGTTGTAACTATTCCAGATGGTCTCTCTACTGCTACTCCATTATCTTCTCTTTCAACTGCTTCAACTCCCACAAAGACGGTCGGATTCTACACGCGTCCTGTACAGATTGTGAGTAACCCATCAGGAGGGCTTCAAGGTTATTGGATTGAATATTTTGATACATCCTCTTTTCCACGAAATCCTTTGTATTCCACGAATGTCTGTTTATTCCTTGCCAACTCGTCCGTTATTACAAGATGTGGACATGCAAGAAACTTGTATCAATATCACGACACTGTtgacaattttgtttttatcagTCTTTACACTTTCGGAAGAACTGTTGAATCTCTTCCACTTGGAGTTGCTTTTGAGACCAGTGAAAAAACGTATGTGGACTCAATTTGGTGCCAATCAGGGAGTTGTACAAAAGTGGTGTAGGGGTGAGTTCCTTCaatgtttaataattttcatctACAATATATTTTAGTACAACGTGGTTGCCGGTGATGATTATCAAAATCTTCTTGATCAGGGCTATAACATTACTGGAAACATAATGGGATACACAATTGACTGTAAAGATGCCAACGATGAATTTGTGTACGGTTACTTGCCGAACAGCGACGAATTCGAAACTACTACTGTTGCTGGAAGATATGGATTCAAAGTGGATACCGTAAAGATAGTTTTTCCAAATACTGGTTCAGTCGAATATGAGGATAACGGATATTGGGTCAACACTCCAAAAAGACCTCTTGTAACATTCGTTAGAGACACAAATGTCTGTGTGTTCCGCGAAGATCTGGAAACTGTCGAAAAATGTGGAGCTACAAAGCCATTGTACCTttacataaataaaaacaatggAGGGTATTTCATGggaattcaaagttttggaagaaatttaaCATCAACAGAACTCGTGGGTGTTGCATTTGAAAGTACGGAGAACACCTGTGGGCTGAAATTGTATCCGATGAGAGAGTTTTACGGGCGGCCTGGAGTAAGTAAACTCACGCTCAAAGTTAGAGTAGCGTTAGTGATGGAATTGTTTAGAAGTGTTCTGGTAGTGCTGAAAATGAATGgtaaaacttttgaacaagtttaaaatatttcaatttaaaatcaaaaaagttgaaagcaCTCAGTTTTGCCACCAGTAATTGTGAATGCCGACCGAAAatgtttacaaaaatttcataatttcattATCCTTCagtcagaaaaaataacattataAGATTAAAACAAGTAAAGTGGCATTCTTAACAAATTactaaagtttgaaaatttttttgaaaatcgaaaaattaaacgaTCTTCGAAGTTGCTTTTATATTCGGTTATGTCtgactttttaaaatgaatttagaaaaaatctcCCGAAGACATAAGACTCAACTCTTAATTAGCTATTTTTAGTACGATGTACATGCCGGAGAAGACTATGAAGAAATTACGGCTGCTGGGTACAACCAGACTGGAAACATCATGGGATACACGGTCGATTGTAGAGATGCGATTGGTGGTACTGTATATGGACACTTGCCAAACACGATTCCCGAAGAGCCAACAAAGCCGTCTCAGTCGACTTCTCCTTCCACTCCATCTACTCCACCCAATCGAATTGGATTCTATGTAGAACGAGTTTTTCTTGTAGGACCAAAAAGTGGAATAGCTGGGCAGCAAGGTTACACcttgaaaatagtttcaaacttGGATCCAGACACAGAAGTCCGAGGCGAAACTAATGTATGCGTTATCACTGGAAATTTCTTAGAGATCGACACTTGTGCTGATTTTACTCAAACTTTCAATAGTTACTTTGATGCGAACGACAATTATTATTATGTTGCCAGAGACACAGGAAGACCAGTTACTAAGGCTGGAATAATTGGAACAACATTCTCTAGTCAGGAAAACTTATGTGGTCTCAATGTTGTACCCATCAGAGAACTATACAAAGAGGGAGTTGGAGTGAGTAGActttaaacaaattaaaagCATTAACAAAACAGCCCAGTTTTGAACGACATATGATATAGCCACTGTAATCCATTTTTCAGTATAATGCCGTAGCTGGTGATGATTATCAATCGCTACTTGATGAAGGTTATACGCTCAATGGCCGTATTATGGGGTACACTGTTGATTGCAATGATGCTGAAAACGATTTCGTCTACGGATTCCTTCCAACTACAACGACTATTACAAAGTCTACAGTGTCAACGACTACTGCACCGTTGAATAGATTCCGATTGTCACCAGTTTACATTATATACCCGACTGAATACTATTTACAAAATCAACAAGAAGGAAGTCACGTTGCAACACGTTTAGGTTTTATTCAACATGATGGCGCTGGTGTAACAAATGCATGTGTTTTCTTGAGTGACCCAAGTATTGTGGCACTCTGCGGAACAACAGCTCCACTATATTTATACTTCGACAGAGTTAGAGTTGCTTATTTTGTTGGAACACACAGTGCAGGCCGTAACGTTTCAATTGAGAGGGCTGCAACAGTTTTTGAGTCGGCTGGCAACACATGTGGGTTCACCCTGTTGCCACTGCGAGAATTCTATAAAGATGGCACAGGAGTGagtttcagtgttttttcttctccaatcaaaaataatatgtttAAAGTATAATTTGCACGCCGGAGATGACTACGAATTACTAGTCAATGGTGGATTTGTCGCAACTGGGAACATCATGGGATATGCGCCGGATTGTAGAGACAACGGGTTCCATGAACCAGATCTGAAAGATTATGTATCACCAACAACAACCACCCGTACACCAGAACCCACTGACACCTCTGAACCAGGTTTGACCCAAATGAAATAGTATTGACTTTTTGtcccaactttaaaaaaatgtaaaggtTTAGTAATGCATGtgggtttaaaattttataggaCTGAGGGTGTGCCGtgataataaaaacattttaaaaaaatttaaattcaaacttacCGCAAACTTGCTCCAAGAGTAATAATTAACAGAAACCTTTTTACTAGAAGTAAGTATATTAACTGTGAGAACAATATTGTTCGTGATCGATATGACTACCAATAAttgtatttcctctattattATACTTAGGTTTTTACAGGAAAATGCAACAAGAATTTGGTAACTCTTGGTACCACTAACAAGAACCGTACTTTTGAAATGAATGTTCAATATGGAGCGTGAGTAATATTTAATcgttattttgtaaaaaaaataaatatctctAGGGTGACAactcttgaaaataaaagaacaaTGACAGTGTACTGTCAGGGGACCCCAACCTATAACATCTATATGACATGGGATGGTAATGCAGTCTCCGGCAGAAATACTGTATCTGGATTGGTGGAACTGAATCTTGAATGCTCGCTGGTGGATGGTAAAGACAATTGGGTCACGGAAAACTCAAATCATAGAGTCACATTTGTCAGATGTGATGAAGCTTATAATTATTTACAACAATAAAATCAACTAAATTGCTTAAAAgtattataaatatttattcttcGCACTTTGTTGTAACATGATACTTAAATAATAATTACATAAAAACACGTATAAATGCCAGTTTAAGGAAATTTGAATGCATCAAAAAGTTTGCGtaattgaaagttaaaaaatattaaactacATAAcagttgaaataaaattaaatatgtgAATATACATTATATCCTAGCGGCCACCAAATTCTTCGTGAATCTTCTCATTGTAAGCATTCCTATTGAAAAGCTTTACGGGCTTATTTTCGatagtatttttttcataacaaaAATTCGAAGCCAATTGCTTTCAGAGactaaaagataaaaaattattgatttgtgTACTATTCATGAATCGGACTATTCATCCCCATTCCTTCCCTTTCCGCTTGTCTCAACTGTGCACTATGCCGTGATGGTGTTTGCCCATCGAACGGGACCCATGTAGTTTCCCTATAGCAGCAGAAAAGACAACGTTGAGACGTGTTTTGGATTTCAGAACGTTTAAAATAATAAGAACTGAtgattctcaatttttatttcaaagatgactcaaattaggaaaaaataacaaaataacaaGGAATGAGAAgggaaaacaggaaaaatacACCCGGAGGaaggattttggaaaaatttgaaaaattggaaaaaaatgtaggtGCCAGCAAAAGTTAAACTTCAACAAAGGCTTCCGGTTCCAGTTTTACACCTTCACCGTCTGGACTTACGGTAGGAGTTGGGAACATTGAAGTGAATGGAGTGAGGAATGGATTCATGAATGGATTGATAGATGGGAATCCACATGGGAACCCGAATTGGGGGAGCATAAATGGCTGGAGCATTTGCATTTGGAGGTCTGGATTGAATGGAAACACTGGTGGAGCTGGGGGCGATTGGCTTGTGCTTGGCTGTTCGGCGATCATGGGGAAAATCAGAGACTGGAGCAGGTTtggttttgaaataactgaaTAGTCAGGGAGGGCTGGTGCCATGTCCTTGATTTTCTTGGCAGGTGGTGGTGAGATGCTCTTCTCGGAGCTTGTACCTTCTGAATAGACTGGAGATTGACGTTCACGACGACGATCCTTACGAGATCCAGTTGAATACGGATTGTTATTGGTTTTCAAGGTGTTGAGTTCgcctttctgaaaatttgaaaatataagaaaCAATATTAGGTTGGACATTCGTATAgaaatttgcaacatttttctacatataATGCTTATAGCAAGATCAATCTATACCGAAGTGcttatagaaaaatttcaaaggtAACTTCTTGATGCCCGATTCAAACCCCGAACTTACATGATACGCAGTGACACTGATGAATTGGCTGTGTGGAATACGAGCGGTATGGACTAGCTGATCTCCTTCGTAGATGGTGAGAACTGGAATGTATCTGTGCTGGGTGAGCAAGTGAACATACGAAGCGTTGCCATCTTCCTTTGACTTCCGATTTGTGATTCTAATCTGATCGAAACTGACATTTCTGAGCATCCAATCCTTTCCAGTTTGTGATCCATTGTGATGCCAAACTTTGCGAGGTGGGTCCTTTTTCTCAGTTGACACTGATTCAGCCCATTGTCCTCCAGTGAATCTAAGCTTCTTATCATCCACCAAATCCAAGTGCATGCACATTGAGTATAGCTTAAAAGTATCAAGTCCTGTCACTGTGTACTCGAGAGTTGGGAATATACGGCGACCGTTGACAGTGATCACCATTTCATTATCATATTCGTGGCAAGACCTCCAGAGAGGATCAGTGGTTGAAGAGAGAGTAACAGAGATTGGTTGATCCATTTGgataaaaaagtaagaaaGCGTATGCAAACAAGATAAAGCGACTGAATGAATGACTGAGGCACCGAAACTAATTGCTCGTCATCACCTTCTTAGTAGACTCCGCCTTGCCACGTGTTGGGCGGGAAAACGCGTAGTCATCCGGCAGGTGTAACCTACACTCCCACTTATCAGATACTTGGAAGATAACCTCTCCTCTCGCGCGGAAGGTCCTTTTGAAGATGCATCGAGGAATAGGTGAGTTCATCATCCCAAGAGCACGCTTGTAATACACAGTAATAAATCAAGTGTAATTTCATCGCGCGGTGTTTGTTCGTTTACGGTGCAAATCTAGGGTGACAAGAACAGACGGCAGACACTGAACATAACAGCAATAACAGCAGTTAAGATAGTGTAGAAGAACAAAGAGAGATAcggaatatgaaatttttgtaaaaagatAAGATTAttcaaacaaagaaaatttaagGTATCAGTGAAAAGTTGAAGTGAAGTAAGGGAAAACTGGAGTGTTATCTAATGTTTAAACAATTAACTAAATATAATCAATTGAGCTCACTGGGTGCCTATAAAGTATACAGTGCCTACTTATCGACTCGAGTCATTCACATCTATTTCTGTGTCTGAAAAGGATGTGTCTTGGTTATTTTTGGCTTCACCAAAAACGTTTAACTGGCAATATAAAGGTTTACtctttttcgatattttaaatatatatttttttaactaccGAAATATGCTTAATATAGAGAGTGAGGCCAATAAATGATATTTTCTTCCGGTTTTAATTGGGTTGAAGtttcaaatacaaatacattttttaaacttatatTTTCTTTATGTTCTCCCGGTAAGTTTAAAGAATGCATTTTGAAGCATCAGACCCATGGATTTCTTTCTTCAACGGCTCTAGAATAAAAATTAGCACTCAGTTTGAAAGCGTTCCTCTGTGTCAAAAGCTCATGTGTCAAATTCAagcgaattttcagtcaattacCAACCATCAATTACATCTATGTTGCGCAACGTCTTCCCTTATTGTATTACAATTCCGACAAAATCAATCGGGGGACACCCATTGTCTGTGTAGGTATCTGTGCGTGCCGGAGCGGTAatgttgaaacaaaaaagcacGTCAGGTGCATAGTATACAGAAATCCCTCTTCTTACTTCTTACCGACTGCAAGAAAGAAACTTGACTCAggggaagaaaaaagaaactaggGTATAGTTGTTTGCAAATGACGGAAGGAAATTCGATTTGACGAGttaattgatgattttttgaggaaagaATTGTCGGCATTTGgactttgaaacattttttcagagaattgcTTAATTGGTAAATCATTTGAGAATTAAGTGCTGGAACCAAATTATTAATTGCAGAGAGCAATAAAAATAGGTTATTCCAAAGGTTCAGGTTTCAGAGGCACTGCAAAAAAGTACCatctatttaaaatttaattgtcgATGAAGGGCCCTGCTATTTGTTTTCATTCCTTTGAATGTTAATAAAACGTGAATCGATTTAATTATAGAAAGGATAAAACTCAGATGGATTCAAACTACACTATGTTTTTCGACAACCTCGCTATatttgttttatcaatttcagtTAATAGTGCCACAATGACTTTACCATTTTTCATtagatttctaaaatttatcaaatgaCGAAATAAATAGGAAAACTTTAAATGTCTGAAACCATCCGCCAACTTAACTGACATAGTCTTATTTAATATACAACTCCATCTAATCAGATTTCCCTTTCTACTTTATGATGTGATAATTTGTCACCTACTCTTCTTACAAAGACCTTCCAACAATGGGACCTTGTAATTAGGTGTTAGTACATAGAGATCCGAGGTGCGGATAGTAAGACACCGTGCCGCACGTGTATATCCGGCAGATGCAAATTGAGACGATCCACCCGTCGATTGTGGCAATGTTTTGGACGAATGTGGGGGTTAAGTGGAGTTCAGATGTGTGAGGAGTCACTGCCAAGTTAGCAACATGACGACCCTGGACGTAGGTGACAAAATTGGTAGATCTACTGACCTCCAGAAACTTGGTACAAACGTGGAACAcctgcaattttttctgtaaaaaactactgaaacttgaaactgaaaaattatgggGCAGAAACGGGCAGGCACGATTGAGACATAGATCTttataaaaacaagaaaatattgTTGTATCTAAGCCTCATTGATTGAAACATTTGCAAGTGATATAagtttgtagaaaaatatttttcgaggTTTGAAACCGTTTTCCgaatggtgtttttttttcatctaatCTGTGGAGTCTGCAGATTAGATGGatgataaaataataataaacaGTTTCAAAGTTACAcagttcatttttgaaaataaggtATTCAAGATCCTCACTTAGGTGCTTGGAAACATGAAATAGCTGTGATCTCTCTCCCTCCAAATGTCCAAACACCTTCACTATCAGGCAGACAATCCAGAGTTATTTCCAAATATCCATCTATGACAGGTGGTGGTCCTCCTTGATTAACATTGAACATCATGTATATACTGTAATTTGGAAGTCCACGACAGTAAATGGAGAGAGACGAGCCGCTTGATCTGGAAGAAATAATTAACCTAAGTGAATTGAcggattctgaaaatatgcgatgataaaaatgttaaagtttCAGAATAAAGCGAGCTAAATGTTTTGGCTGAGAAAACTCACTCTCCAAGAACAGCATCAAGTTGAAGTTGTGGGGTATTTGCGTCACCTTCTCCAAGTGTGATTGAATTGATGTCACACGaccctgaaatttaaaaaccatcAATTgacataaattgaaattaaaattaaattactgtttcaaaacatttaaaagcattgtaaaaattaaaaattatttgtgttCAAAGTAAAATCTTACGAGGCCTTGTTGAAACATCAGTAGTTGCTATAGCTGTTGAAGTCGAAGGTAATGTTGAAGTAGTAGTTAGTTTAGGAGTGGTTGTGGTAGTCGTTGAAGTTGTAGTAGTAGGGGTAGTTGGTGGACGAACACAAGCCCTGAATATTTAAAGTTGATTGTTCGAATATGAGCGTTTTGTGCGCTTGTCTATGAAATCCGGATTCACCACACACGTTTTCAAACTTGGAGAAAAGATAGTTTCGaaatgtttacttttttttgtaatgatttttcgaattctggATAATTTTATACCCCAAAACATATCAAGCTGGGGCTGACATCAACATTGAAACTGCTGATTTCCAAATcgaaattcaacattttcaatatgCTTTTCTAGTTAATTAAAATAGCCGAATTTGCTCATCCTGAGTTAGAAAGCTAAAATTTGGTAGTCGTCCTACGTTTTCTAAAGCGGAATGAAGTTTTAAACTTCAGAACTTACATTGAAACCGTATCAATTGTTGACTCTCTATATGCAATCATACTTCCAATTAAATTTTGCGAAGCAGTTCCACGATATCCAAAGTTGATGAGAAGCTGCCCATTTCCATAGATTTGATGAGAATTCGctgttttactgaaattttggactcatcagaaaattgttgattCAAAAAGTTACATGAGAGATATCACGAAGGGTTGTCCTCTGGTGAATGGTCTTGCTGAAAATGCTTCCGGTCCCCATTGtccctgaaaaatgtttagacaaattttagattttggaccaaatgtttttcacccaaaaattgttatagATAATACGAGCTGATGAACTCCAGCGTTGTGATATGTGAACTGGAACTGCAGTAGTTCCAAATAATGGATTGAATCCAAGGTAAAAGTTCACATTTGATCTGGAATTTTCCGGTAAAATTACATGTATAATTTGAAATACTTACTCAGTAGCATTATTCCAAATAAATCCAGTAAGTGTGATATTGTCTCCAACTTCCATATATCTGCTGAACACTACTGGTCTCCAGAGCAGGTTCCCGTAGAATTGCTGGAATATTTTCGAGTTTcagatgtttttaaaatgttgaattcaAATCAAATCTGTTCAAATTGTGTAGTCAACTTTTTAATGGCAAACTCACAATAGTATTACAGTCTAACTTTGGAATCGGAGCCGACAAATTGTATGGAGTTGTGGTAGGAGGTAGAGTTGTAGTAGTTGAAGTTGTTGGGGATGTAGTGGTAGATTCTGTGGATGAAGATGTACTGGTTGCCCCAGATGTGAGAATGGGTGAAGTAGGGCGCTGAGTAGTAGACGTCTCGGGAATTTTAGAAGTACttggaatattttcagttgttgAAGTTAAGGTTGCGGAGGGTGTTGATTGAGAGGTAGAAGCTGTTTCGAGTGGAGTAGATGGCTCCACTGTTGTGGTATGGGAACGAGCACAGTTCCTGAAAATGCAAACTTCAATATACATTTTATTTGCAAATGTCGAATTTTAGTAAAACGTTACATTTTAACTGTATCAATATTCCATTGCTGATACCCATACATTGCTCCAACTTGGTGAAGAGCAACTGATCCAATTATTCCAAACTTTTTGATGAACTGCCCGTTACCGTACACATCATAGTAATTGATTCctcttctggaaaattctatcACATATAAAATGCCAACTGAATATACTTACACAACAGATAAAACATAAGGAAGTCCTCTGGAGAATGGACGAGTCGAGTAACTTTCAAACTGATAATTCCACATTCCCTGAAAAAGTGATTGAGTAAAtgctttttaataaaaagtaaCCCAGAAATAATTATAAACAATTCCATCTGTTGCCCATCTCATATTGATATGAATGGAAATGTATGATTGTAGATATTTAGGGTCCATACCAACGTATAAATTAAATGTCGATCTGAAACGTATCAATTGGTAAAAATTACAGATGAAATACAAACTCAGAAGCATTTTGCCAAATATGTCCGGTAATAGTGATATTATCTCCAACTTCCATTATTCTGGCGAAGTTTACCATTCTCTTGTTGAGATCTCcgtagtttttctgaaaaatggaaatacaTTTTGGCaagtatttcaaatttgtattttggTAATTCCTAAATCCAATAATCACTTACAATAATATTGCAGTCCAATTTTGGCAGTGGCTTTGTCAGATCATATGGAGTAGTTGTTAGGACGATAGTTGTTGTGGTAGTGTCTATTGTTGTTGTTGACGGTGTAGTCGACGTGGAAACAACCGTTGTTGTAGATGGACCAGCACAGTCCCTGTTCAAATTATCATTTCAAACATCATTAGTGTAAATAATTCTAAATCTTACATTTGAACAGTATCAATAGTCCATTGCTGATAGCCAAACATTGCTTCAACTTTATGAAGAGCAACTGATCCGatgattccaaattttttgataaactgtCCGTTACCGTAAACATCATAATAATTGCTGCCTCTTCTGGAAAATACAATCACCCCTAATTTTAACAGCAAACTGAACAGACTTACACAACAGATAGAACATGAGGAAGTCCTCTGGAGAATGGACGAGTAGAGTATGTTTCATAATTATAATCCCATTTTCCCTGTagacaaaatttcagagcatttcgttttaaattattttaccCAAAAGTAGTTATAAATAATATCACTTCTTGCCCATCTCATATTAATGTGAATTGAAATGTACGATTGTAGATATTTGGGATCAGTTCCAATATATAAATTGAAAGTAGATGTGTAACATAACTgatgatcaaaaaatttttttaaacatactCAGAAGCATTTTGCCAAATATGTCCGGTAATAGTGATATTATCTCCAACTTCCATAACATTGGCAAAATTTACCATTCTACCGTTGAGGTCTCCATAGTTTTCCTCAAAGAAAACATTGCAATTGACAGTGGCATGACTTAACTTACAATAATATTGCAGTCTAACTTTGGCAAAGGCTTTGTCAAATCATATGGTGTAGTTGTTGGAATAGTCGACGGAGAAGCACTGTAGGCAGAATGCGATATTGCAGTCGTAGTGGAAATTTTCTGGCTGCTCGCTGAATCAGGTGTAGTTGTGATTGAAATGAATGGGTTGTTTGGAGAAGATGGAAGAGAATAAGTTGTAATGAATGGATTTGAAACTGCTGGATTTTTGG
The nucleotide sequence above comes from Caenorhabditis elegans chromosome III. Encoded proteins:
- the tbx-11 gene encoding Putative T-box protein 11 (Confirmed by transcript evidence), whose translation is MDQPISVTLSSTTDPLWRSCHEYDNEMVITVNGRRIFPTLEYTVTGLDTFKLYSMCMHLDLVDDKKLRFTGGQWAESVSTEKKDPPRKVWHHNGSQTGKDWMLRNVSFDQIRITNRKSKEDGNASYVHLLTQHRYIPVLTIYEGDQLVHTARIPHSQFISVTAYHKGELNTLKTNNNPYSTGSRKDRRRERQSPVYSEGTSSEKSISPPPAKKIKDMAPALPDYSVISKPNLLQSLIFPMIAEQPSTSQSPPAPPVFPFNPDLQMQMLQPFMLPQFGFPCGFPSINPFMNPFLTPFTSMFPTPTVSPDGEGVKLEPEAFVEV
- the F40H6.5 gene encoding Putative uncharacterized protein F40H6.5 (Partially confirmed by transcript evidence), whose protein sequence is MKYFLLLFLLVLSFTLVESVYQYQILILEPIYRFTDSAAVPAKSIYFTNLPQHFSLTQKSSKLDLSQFNVVRGFTQEMFLKNLGCGTDTCQNFPATVTSVYNIIDLKGRLKFETNPAGTDNVLGKAGYLATEEIEGLVRYDEYYSEEDDSFTYTNGKYPNQFGACQLRDYGKLRYKFVRTLGHAFTAVAIPENLPIYSIFAYDDGLPEPTTTVSPTLSPTQYVFETNPIWKILKNSKNGTQGVGAVNLPWTPPVSASPIEPTNVCLLNGNSSVLSRYGEIDRMLQFFDDTHVIIGFKDSIQDASNTFIYSYIGYAFKSSDNLCGIPLKPIRELYKAGVGNTVVAGDDYSDLISSGYMLTGNIIGYTIDCNSTTDGELIVMIPDGISTISSTTILLTSQFATSSPSQIVGYYVQPVKIVGPSASGGEQGYWVDPELPEPQIGDVLGISNVCLFTASSSIISKCGYTRNIYVYYDNVDKFYFVSLYTFGRSVTSKVIGIAFETEENSCGLNLVPIRELYKDRYYVVAGNDYQYLIDDGYNITGNIVGYTVDCKDSKDEFVYGHLPSYAFSTTTSSMTTTASDSTTSDSSVIVSSSKNPAVSNPFITTYSLPSSPNNPFISITTTPDSASSQKISTTTAISHSAYSASPSTIPTTTPYDLTKPLPKLDCNIIENYGDLNGRMVNFANVMEVGDNITITGHIWQNASESTFNLYVGMDPKYLQSYISIHINMRWATDGIVYNYFWGMWNYQFESYSTRPFSRGLPYVLSVVRGINYYDVYGNGQFIKKFGIIGSVALHQVGAMYGYQQWNIDTVKMNCARSHTTTVEPSTPLETASTSQSTPSATLTSTTENIPSTSKIPETSTTQRPTSPILTSGATSTSSSTESTTTSPTTSTTTTLPPTTTPYNLSAPIPKLDCNTIQFYGNLLWRPVVFSRYMEVGDNITLTGFIWNNATESNVNFYLGFNPLFGTTAVPVHISQRWSSSARIIYNNFWGQWGPEAFSARPFTRGQPFVISLIKTANSHQIYGNGQLLINFGYRGTASQNLIGSMIAYRESTIDTVSMACVRPPTTPTTTTSTTTTTTPKLTTTSTLPSTSTAIATTDVSTRPRSCDINSITLGEGDANTPQLQLDAVLGESSGSSLSIYCRGLPNYSIYMMFNVNQGGPPPVIDGYLEITLDCLPDSEGVWTFGGREITAISCFQAPKCSTFVPSFWRSVDLPILSPTSRVVMLLTWQ